ACTGGTGCTGTTGTTTTGGTCCCCCATGACCCGCAGAGCCTCCACAGCCCCCTGGCTAGAGGGTCCCACCAGGGAACCTGCTTTGGGGGGCTCCTCCCAGCAACTTGGATTGGCTAAAGGGGATGTGAGTGCCATGAATCTGGCTGGTACTagcagcagagccccagcaccagctgcttgCTTGGcacctgctccagccctggTGACTGCAGGGTACCCCTcgctgctgcagcatccccccgcacacacacacacccagaaaaccagccccagctctgAGGGATGCAGAGCACCCCCACCACTTCTGGGGCATCCCTCAACAGCCAGTTCTAGGGGAAAAGAGTCTCTCCTTCACTGCTGGAGTATCCCCTTTAAGACAGACCCAGCCTTGGGGATACACAGGGTCCCCCTCACTACTTCCCCCAGCTAGCCCCAGCCCAATGGCATGGGAAGGGCCCCCCACTTCATTGGGTCTCCCCACCATGCCCCTGAAgcttccttccccagcccaccaTGCTGCCCAGCATGGACCCGCACACAACCCGAAGCCCCCCAAGATCACCACTTGCAATGGGCTGGGGTCAccccaaagagaaaagaagcccccccgccccccagcctGGCATTCCACTCCCAGCCCCATACTTGCGGTTCCTCTCCTTCACAACCATGCGGGTCATGCTCTGGATGCACTGCGTGCGGTAGTTCTCGTAGTGGGTTTCCCGTGTCACGTCCTTgaggtcctgcatgtgggtccTCACCAGCATTGTCCGCAGCTTCACAAAGTCACAGTGGGAAGGATTCTCCACTGCAGGGGAGCCCAAGGTCAGGGGGCCACAGCCAGCCCCCTGCATCCCCCTAACCCCACAAAGCCAAGCAGCACAGAGATGGGGTACGTGGTCTCCCTGTCCCCAAAAGGCGAGTGGGATGCCAGGGACACAGCCCAGTGTTACCTTCCACAATGCCCCAGGGGTAGAGGCGCCCACGGATGCGCCGGCCTTTGGCCTCCACAACTGTGTTGCTGCCAATGACAGCAAAGGGGATGCTCTCCTGCAAGAAGATAGTGGGAGTCAGCAGGGCTTGGTCCTGTCCGCTGTGGCCCACATCACTCCACATGCATCTCCTCAGCCATGTCCAGCACCCATTTGCCATGATATTCCAGAGCCCCAGCTTCGGAGAGCCCCAGATGGGACAGCAGCAGTCATGGTATGGGTTTCtccaccccagccccatcccaccaaGCTGTAGGTGGCACCCATGGGGTCTTGGTGACGCATCTGGGTAGTGTGATATGTACCAACCCCATCACGCTGGGGCTTCTGGAGAGTTCGTGTGGCCCCAAAGAGTCCTAAGAGTACCCCAGGATGACATGTCTTCCCAGCATGGGGCTCTGCCCCTCCGAggatggagctggaggagccagACCCACCTTCAGTGCCTGGTCCTGCAGCTTGAACTCTTCATCTTCATCTGAGTCACACTCGGGGAACTGGTAGATGCGGATGCCGTAGTGGTCGATCTCCTCCCGAATCTGGAGGCAGACAGACCCACTGAGGGCAGGGCTCTGGCCCTTGGAAAGAAGGTGGGAAGCACCACACAGCATTGGTGTCCCCAAAGGACCCACAAAAGCCTTTTCCTCCCCAGACTAGATGTCATGGACAACACCCCCAGACCCTTCCACCTTCCAGCTGAGCACCAGGGAGACGTGTCCTTGGTGGCCATGTGGGCAACATGGTCTTCTACAGTGCTGCAAGCATAGAGGACGCTCCATGGCAAAGTCCAGGCAGGGAATGAAGAGAGCCCCCAGCCAAGCAGGGACCCCAGCCCCCAggacacccccagccccagggacagtTCCAGGCTGGGCCAACCTCTCCTTACCTTGTTCTTCATACGCTCCACCTCAGTGGGGGTCAGGGTgtcagccttggccagcacaGGCACGATGTTTACCCGCTGGTGCAGGGCTTTCATGAACTCCACATCCAAGGGCCGGAGTCTGTGAGGGGAGCCTGGTGAGCACCACCCCACCAAGCCCTTTCCCCAACCCCCAACATCCCAGCAGCATAGGCAGGGGCTGCCCATACCCGTGGCCAAAGGGTGAGATGAAGTAGATGCAGCAGTGGACACGGTTGTCCTGGATGTTCTTCCGGTTGAGGCCACTTTCATCACGGAAATACTGCTCAAACTGCTGGTCAATGTAGTCAGCCACTGgcttccagctgcagggacaggaagGTGACTCTCTCCCCTGTGGGACCCCCAGGCTTTCCCTGAGCCCTCAACTCAACACCTCTCATGGCGCAGCATCACAGCCCAACGAGCCATGGGCATCCCATGCTCAGAGCCACTCACAgtggtgctgcccagccccagtgAGACCCCCCCCACCATGGGACACACCACTCTGTGTTGTTGACAGCATCACCAAAGCCTGGCGTGTCCACAATGGTCAGGCGCAGCTTGACACCCTTCTCCTCGATGTCCACCATGTGCTTGGTGATCTCCACTGTCTGTGTGATGCGCTCTGTGGTGGCAGGAGACATGTTGACAGGGGAGGCACCCCAGATAAGAGATTATGGAGGTGACACAAGGAGATATTACAGCCCCCAGGTATCACACCCCAccctgggggctggggtggctttGTAGGATCAGCCCCGACACATGCCAGGGTCCAGTGCCAAGAGATAATGCTTGATGCCATGGCTCCCTGCATCCACATGGATGCACACCCATCCCTCAGTGGCtgtgctgccaccagcctcTGACAGCCTTGTTCCAGCAGCACGGGGATCTGCTGGGGCCAGGCATCACTGTGGGAGCATTTTTAGCTCCCCACATGTGACCCCACAGATCCAGGACTGCACATGCCCCTTTACCCTCAGGACCCCCTCATGTCCCTGCATCCCCAAGGACTCCCATTGCATGGGAGGGCATGCGGCCACACACGttttaacttttgtttcaaGCAATAGAAACAAATCAAACAACTGTCTCAAGCCCCTGGGGATTTGGGCAACTTTGGGCGATTTTAATTCAAAaactggctgcagctgaagcGGCACGTGCCCTGGACCCCGACTGTCCCCAGCCTCCCAGATTTGCTGCGGCTCCAGCCAAGCCCCAACAAGCTGGGTCTTGTTTTCCCAGCAGGGACAATGGTCCCGCAGGGGTCCCCATGCcggaagggggtggggggggtgggggggggggtggggggagggaggggggactGGGGGTGGTGTCTTGCTGCCTTGGGGCAGTCCTCAGTGCCAGCAACATGCCACGTGCAGCTTCAGAGACCCAGAGGAGCCCGattgggcagggagaggggttGCAGCCCTCTGGGAGTGTcacagggctctgccaccccccGGGACACCCCATCTCTGGGACCATTACCCTCACCTTCAGCATTCAGCAGCTTGCGGTCTCTGTACATGTCCGTCAGGAAGAGGCTGTTGACCAGGGTGGACTTGCCTAGCCCAGATTCCCCTGGGACAGGAGGACAAGGGTGAGGGGTGGAAGCTGGTACCACCCCCCCACCACATGGCTTCTGGGATCCAGAGTCGGGTCAGCATCCCCTGTGCCAGGCCTGGCCCCCCTGTACCTGCCACCATGAGGGTGAAGTCAAACcccttcttcactgacttccGAT
This genomic interval from Falco peregrinus isolate bFalPer1 chromosome 2, bFalPer1.pri, whole genome shotgun sequence contains the following:
- the SEPTIN4 gene encoding septin-4 isoform X2; translated protein: MIKRFLEEDSEEAELTQLLRDCPPADSPRKVEPTESRREPGHPLCGVGRVPPDEPADERDPKIFSRSRPLDFHQHIAAPPPPSPNRPRSPWGQLDPYDSSEDDKEYVGFATLPNQVHRKSVKKGFDFTLMVAGESGLGKSTLVNSLFLTDMYRDRKLLNAEERITQTVEITKHMVDIEEKGVKLRLTIVDTPGFGDAVNNTECWKPVADYIDQQFEQYFRDESGLNRKNIQDNRVHCCIYFISPFGHGLRPLDVEFMKALHQRVNIVPVLAKADTLTPTEVERMKNKIREEIDHYGIRIYQFPECDSDEDEEFKLQDQALKESIPFAVIGSNTVVEAKGRRIRGRLYPWGIVEVENPSHCDFVKLRTMLVRTHMQDLKDVTRETHYENYRTQCIQSMTRMVVKERNRNKLTRESGTDFPIPVIPPVPDAETEKLIREKDEELRRMQEMLQKIQKQMKDSH
- the SEPTIN4 gene encoding septin-4 isoform X1, whose translation is MATCPELQPGKEIKRFLEEDSEEAELTQLLRDCPPADSPRKVEPTESRREPGHPLCGVGRVPPDEPADERDPKIFSRSRPLDFHQHIAAPPPPSPNRPRSPWGQLDPYDSSEDDKEYVGFATLPNQVHRKSVKKGFDFTLMVAGESGLGKSTLVNSLFLTDMYRDRKLLNAEERITQTVEITKHMVDIEEKGVKLRLTIVDTPGFGDAVNNTECWKPVADYIDQQFEQYFRDESGLNRKNIQDNRVHCCIYFISPFGHGLRPLDVEFMKALHQRVNIVPVLAKADTLTPTEVERMKNKIREEIDHYGIRIYQFPECDSDEDEEFKLQDQALKESIPFAVIGSNTVVEAKGRRIRGRLYPWGIVEVENPSHCDFVKLRTMLVRTHMQDLKDVTRETHYENYRTQCIQSMTRMVVKERNRNKLTRESGTDFPIPVIPPVPDAETEKLIREKDEELRRMQEMLQKIQKQMKDSH
- the SEPTIN4 gene encoding septin-4 isoform X3 — translated: MATCPELQPGKEIKRFLEEDSEEAELTQLLRDCPPADSPRKVEPTESRREPGHPLCGVGRVPPDEPADERDPKIFSRSRPLDFHQHIAAPPPPSPNRPRSPWGQLDPYDSSEDDKEYVGFATLPNQVHRKSVKKGFDFTLMVAGESGLGKSTLVNSLFLTDMYRDRKLLNAEERITQTVEITKHMVDIEEKGVKLRLTIVDTPGFGDAVNNTECWKPVADYIDQQFEQYFRDESGLNRKNIQDNRVHCCIYFISPFGHGLRPLDVEFMKALHQRVNIVPVLAKADTLTPTEVERMKNKIREEIDHYGIRIYQFPECDSDEDEEFKLQDQALKESIPFAVIGSNTVVEAKGRRIRGRLYPWGIVEVENPSHCDFVKLRTMLVRTHMQDLKDVTRETHYENYRTQCIQSMTRMVVKERNRKRHPSVLRLCCVDCSAD